In the genome of Massilia sp. PAMC28688, one region contains:
- a CDS encoding murein L,D-transpeptidase family protein: MITYGDASPGGEHTSEDTMTYPGLLFLALLLGTAHASSPRATRVMVDKSDRLMQVFAGDKVIATYAIGLGTAPVGHKLREGDRRTPEGRYRLDFKKRDSTFFRAIHISYPNAADRARAREAGVSPGGDIMIHGESNDPAQREAIRRRPSRDYTYGCIALSNADMQRFWDQVSVPIPIDIVP, translated from the coding sequence ATGATCACGTATGGCGACGCCAGCCCAGGCGGCGAGCACACCAGCGAGGACACGATGACGTATCCGGGACTTCTTTTTCTTGCACTGCTGCTCGGCACGGCGCACGCATCTTCGCCGCGCGCCACGCGCGTGATGGTCGACAAATCCGATCGCTTGATGCAGGTCTTCGCGGGCGATAAAGTCATTGCGACCTACGCCATCGGACTGGGAACGGCGCCCGTGGGCCACAAGTTGCGCGAGGGCGACCGCCGCACGCCGGAGGGACGTTACCGGCTCGATTTCAAAAAGCGCGACAGCACGTTTTTCAGGGCCATTCATATTTCGTACCCCAACGCTGCAGACCGCGCGCGGGCACGCGAGGCTGGCGTGAGCCCGGGCGGCGACATCATGATTCATGGCGAGTCAAACGACCCCGCGCAGCGCGAGGCGATCCGGCGCCGGCCCTCGCGCGACTACACTTATGGATGCATTGCCTTGTCCAATGCAGACATGCAGCGCTTCTGGGATCAGGTAAGCGTGCCTATTCCGATTGACATCGTTCCCTGA